Genomic DNA from Campylobacter concisus:
AAGAAATTTCACCAACAAGCTTTATAATGCGAGCAAATATCTCATGCTAAATGAGAGCAAATTTGCAAATTTAGAGGATATCAAGCTTCAAACAAAGCTTGGAATTTATATGAATAGCCGCTTTAACGAGTGCGTGAGAGAGGTGCGTGAAAACATCGACGCTTACCGCTTTAATGACGCAGCAAACACACTTTATAAATTCCTCTGGGATGAGTTTTGCGACTGGGGCATCGAGCTTAGCAAGGCTGATAAAGCGAGCGTAAAAGAGCTTGGAAGTATATTTAAAGAGGCGATGAAACTACTAAATCCTTTCATGCCATTTCTTTCAGAGTATCTATTTCAAGAGCTTAGCGGCACACGGCTTGAAAATGCAAAATCAATAATGGTGATGAGCTACCCAGAGGTAAAAGAGCGAAATTTAGATGTAGAGAAGAAATTTGAGCTAGTTATCGAAGCGATCGTGGCTATTCGCCGTGCAAAAGCGACCATCGATCTTGGCAACTCAAAGATAGCAAAAGCCTTTGTTAAATTTAATGAAAAAATAGATCTTGACGAGGTTAAAGAGTACATCAAGCTGCTTGCAAAATGCGAAGAGATTGGCTTTGTAGATGAGAAAATAGAAAATTCAATAAGAGACGTGAGCGAAAATTTAGAGGCATTTGTCCCACTTGAAGGGCTTGATATGAGCGGTATCATCACAAGGCTAAGGTCTCAAAAGACAAAGCTTGAAAAAGAGATAGCCAAACTCTCAGGCATGCTAAATAACCAAAATTTCGTGGCAAACGCACCAAAAGAGGTCATAGAGACAAACAAAGAGGCGCTAGAGAGCGCTGAGGCTAAATTTAAAAAAGTATGTGAAGAATTAGAAGCTCTTGGAGAAAAATAGTGATAAAAATAGAGAAATTAAGCAAATTTTATGGTGATACGCAAATCCTTTTTGATATAAATTTAGAGGTTAAAAAGGGTGAAATTTTTGCTATCGTGGGACACAGCGGTGCTGGTAAATCAACGCTTTTAAGGTGCATAAACGGACTTGAGAGCTACCAAGGTGGCAGCTTAAAAGTCTTTGATAAAGAGATAAAAAATTTAGATGAGATGCAGCAAAGGCATTTAAGGCGAGATGTCGGGATGATATTTCAGCATTTTGCATTAATGGCTAGAAAAAACGTCTTTGAAAACGTCGCTACTCCGCTTAAATTTTGGGGTTATAAAAGCGATGAAACTGAAAAAAGAGTGAGAGAGCTTTTAAATTTAGTCGGTCTTGAAAGCAAGGCAAAAAGCTATCCAAGCGAGCTAAGTGGCGGGCAAAAACAACGTGTCGCCATCGCTAGAGCGCTTGCTTTAAATCCTAAAATTTTACTAAGCGACGAGGCGACTTCGGCTCTTGATCCAAATACTACAAATCAAATTTTAGAGCTGCTTGAAAAGATAAACAAAGAGCTAGACATCAGCGTCGTAATCGTCACGCACGAGATGGAGGTCGTAAAATCGATCGCAAAACGTGCGATACTACTAGAAGGCGGTAAGATCATAGGCTTTGGAAGTATTGAAGAGCTATTTTTAAAGCCAGATGAGAAGATGAAAGAATTTTTGGGTGAAGTAGAAATTCTACCAAGCACTGGCACAAATATTAGGCTATTTTTCCCAAAAGAAGTGGCTCAAAACAGCGTGATCACGCACATGGCAAGAAGCCTAAATATCGACTTTAACATAGTTTGGGGCAAGCTTGAGAAGCTAAACGAAAATGTTCTTGGCTCGCTTGTCATAAACATAGATGAAAAAGATAAAGAAAACGTACTTAACTACATCAAGCAAAGTGGCGTTTTATGGGAGGTTGCTTGATGTTTGGTATTGATTTTTCTAAATTTCCAGATGTGTTTTTGAGGATACTGTTGCCAGCTATCGGCGAGACGCTATATATGAGCATTGTCTCTACTCTACTCGCCTTTGCCATAGGCCTCATACCTGCGGTTTTGCTCATACTTTCAGATAAAGATGGACTAAAGCCAAACAAGCAGCTTTATTTTGTACTTGATATCATTATAAATGTGCTTAGAAGCTTTCCGTTTATTATCCTCATTATTGTGCTCTTTCCGGTCACAAAAATGATCGTGGGCACAAGTATTGGCACCACAGCTGCGATCGTTCCGCTAACTATCGGAGCAGCTCCATTTGTAGCAAGACTAATCGAAAACGCTCTAAAAGAGGTTGATAAAGGCATAATTGAAGCCGCTCAAAGTTTTGGTAGTTCGAAATTACAGATCATCTTTCGCGTGATGTTTGTAGAGGCGCTTCCTGGTATCATCTCGGCATTTACACTAACGCTTATCGTAAATATCGGCTTTTCAGCGATGGCTGGTGCAGTTGGCGGTGGCGGACTAGGATCTGTCGCTATAAACTACGGATATCAAAGATTTCGCCCAGATATCATGCTTTACACCGTGGTTATTCTTATCATTATGGTTCAAATTTTTCAAGTTTTAGGTAACTACTTATATAAAATTTCTAAAAAATAGGCCTTTGTTTTTATCTGATTTTAAGCTTTTTTCCTTAAAATTGCCCGAATTAATTTTTAGCTGAAAGGATAAAAGATGAAATCAGATATGTGCCACATGTGCCGCCTAGTAAAAAACGCGTTGTCGAAAGACTAATCTCTAAGCACAGAATTTCTTTTTAAGTGCTTAGAACTAGCTTAAGCGCTTAAAAAGAAATTTAAACCTCTAGCTTAAATTTATCCTTTTTTGGTGCTTGGCAAATTTTAAAAGGATAATAAATGAAAAAACTACTTCTTACTTCTTTGGTTGCTCTTGGTCTTAGTGTAAGTGCAAATGCAGCTGATAAATCAAAAACAATAATCGTTGGTGCTACACCTATCCCACATGCTGAAATTTTAGAGGTGGTAAAGCCTATTTTGGCAAAAGATGGCTATACGCTTGAAATTAAAGAATTTAACGACTACACCACGCCAAATCTTGCAACAGAAGATGGCGATTTAGATGCAAATTTCTTTCAACACCTTCCATATTTGGACGAATTTAACAAAAACAAAGGTACTCATCTTATAAAAACAGTTGGCGTTCATCTTGAGCCAATGGGAGTTTATTCTAAAAAGATAAAAGACATCAAAGATCTAAAAGATGGTTCGACCGTATCTATCCCAAATGATCCGACAAATGAAAGCCGTGCTTTAGATATCCTTGCAAATGCTGGACTTATTAAGCTAAACGATAATCCACTAAAAACTCCGCTTGATATAGTTGATAACCCTAAAAAGCTTAAATTTGAAGAGATCGAGACTGCTCAAGTGCCAAGAACGCTTGATGACGTTACTATTGCAGTTATCAACACAAATTACGCTCTAAATGCTAATCTTAATCCAGTAAAAGACGCACTTGTGCTTGAAAGCAAAAATAGCCCATATGTAAATTACGTTGTAGTAAAGTCTGGCAACGAAAATAGCCCTAAAATAAAGGCTCTTGATAAGGCTATAAACTCATCAGAAGTTAAGAAATTTATCGAGATCAAATACAACGGCGCGATTCTTCCAGCATTTTAATTAAAATTTTAAATAAGCGACGTGAAAGCTTTTACCTTTTTAGCGTCGCTTAGACCAAACAAAAAAGGAAAAACAATGAAATTTATCAAACTTTTAACCGCATCTTTAGTTGCTCTAAGCCTTCACGCAGCCGACAAGGACCACACTATCGTAGTTGGCGTTTCACCAGTACCACACGCTGAAATTTTAGAATTTGTAAAGCCAAAGCTAAAAGATAAAGGCTACGACCTTGTTATCTCTGAAATTTCAGACTACTCTATCCCAAATGTCGCCACAGAAGATGGCAGTTTGGATGCAAATTTCTTTCAGCATTTGCCATATCTTGAGGAGCAAAACAAGGCTAGGGGCCTGCATCTTGTAAGTGTTGCAAATGTCCATGTCGAGCCACTTGGCTTTTACTCTAAAAAGATAAAAAACATAAAAGAGTTAAAAGATGGTGCAAAAGTTGCGATCGCTTACGATCCATCAAATGGCAATAGAGCACTTAGAATTTTAGAAAAAGCTGGCCTTATCGAGATCGATAAAAATGTGAAAGTTGCAACTATAAATGACATAACTAAAAATTCTAAAAATTTACAATTTGTAGAGCTTGAGGGTGCTCAGATACCAAGAACGCTTGATGATGTCGATATCGCTGCTATTAGCACAAATTTCGTCCTTGACCTTGGTATGAGCGTGGCAAAAGACGCACTTTTGCTTGAAGACGCCAATAGTCCTTACGCTAATATCATCGTCACAAAGGCTGGCAATGAAAATAACCCTAAGATCAAAGCTTTAGTTGATGCGGTACTTAGCCCTGATACTAAAAATTTCATCATCACTCGCTATAAAGGCGAAGTTATACCTGCATTTTAAAAATGGGGCGAGCTTTCGCCCTATTTTATTTCTACTTTCATCTTGTTTTAATAAGCTATAAACTCTCTTTATTTTTGTCAAAAAGCTTAAGCTATGCTTTGCTAAAATGGCTCACTTTAAAATTTTTCAGGAATTTAAATGCTACATGATGTTATTGATTTTATAGTTGCGAGCGTAAGTAGCTGGGGTTATGCTGG
This window encodes:
- a CDS encoding methionine ABC transporter ATP-binding protein, with the protein product MIKIEKLSKFYGDTQILFDINLEVKKGEIFAIVGHSGAGKSTLLRCINGLESYQGGSLKVFDKEIKNLDEMQQRHLRRDVGMIFQHFALMARKNVFENVATPLKFWGYKSDETEKRVRELLNLVGLESKAKSYPSELSGGQKQRVAIARALALNPKILLSDEATSALDPNTTNQILELLEKINKELDISVVIVTHEMEVVKSIAKRAILLEGGKIIGFGSIEELFLKPDEKMKEFLGEVEILPSTGTNIRLFFPKEVAQNSVITHMARSLNIDFNIVWGKLEKLNENVLGSLVINIDEKDKENVLNYIKQSGVLWEVA
- a CDS encoding MetQ/NlpA family ABC transporter substrate-binding protein translates to MKFIKLLTASLVALSLHAADKDHTIVVGVSPVPHAEILEFVKPKLKDKGYDLVISEISDYSIPNVATEDGSLDANFFQHLPYLEEQNKARGLHLVSVANVHVEPLGFYSKKIKNIKELKDGAKVAIAYDPSNGNRALRILEKAGLIEIDKNVKVATINDITKNSKNLQFVELEGAQIPRTLDDVDIAAISTNFVLDLGMSVAKDALLLEDANSPYANIIVTKAGNENNPKIKALVDAVLSPDTKNFIITRYKGEVIPAF
- a CDS encoding MetQ/NlpA family ABC transporter substrate-binding protein yields the protein MKKLLLTSLVALGLSVSANAADKSKTIIVGATPIPHAEILEVVKPILAKDGYTLEIKEFNDYTTPNLATEDGDLDANFFQHLPYLDEFNKNKGTHLIKTVGVHLEPMGVYSKKIKDIKDLKDGSTVSIPNDPTNESRALDILANAGLIKLNDNPLKTPLDIVDNPKKLKFEEIETAQVPRTLDDVTIAVINTNYALNANLNPVKDALVLESKNSPYVNYVVVKSGNENSPKIKALDKAINSSEVKKFIEIKYNGAILPAF
- a CDS encoding methionine ABC transporter permease — encoded protein: MFGIDFSKFPDVFLRILLPAIGETLYMSIVSTLLAFAIGLIPAVLLILSDKDGLKPNKQLYFVLDIIINVLRSFPFIILIIVLFPVTKMIVGTSIGTTAAIVPLTIGAAPFVARLIENALKEVDKGIIEAAQSFGSSKLQIIFRVMFVEALPGIISAFTLTLIVNIGFSAMAGAVGGGGLGSVAINYGYQRFRPDIMLYTVVILIIMVQIFQVLGNYLYKISKK